The following proteins are encoded in a genomic region of Burkholderia pyrrocinia:
- the nuoH gene encoding NADH-quinone oxidoreductase subunit NuoH, which produces MSLFDTINSGGAELLGFAWPTVWAVVRILVVSVVILLCVAYLILWERKLIGWMHVRLGPNRVGPGGLLQPIADVLKLLLKEVIQPSAASRWLYLIAPVMTVVPAFAVWAVIPFQAQAVLANINAGLLYAMAISSIGVYAVILAGWASNSKYAFLGAMRAAAQMVSYEISMGFALVLVLMTAGSLNMSEIVNSQQHGFFAGHGVNFLSWNWLPLLPAFVVYFISGIAETNRHPFDVVEGESEIVAGHMIDYSGMAFALFFLAEYINMIVISALAATLFLGGWDAPFEFLSFIPGIFWLVLKVFALLSVFIWVRATFPRYRYDQIMRLGWKVFLPVTVIWVVVVGFWMMSPLNIWVK; this is translated from the coding sequence ATGAGCTTGTTCGATACGATCAACTCTGGCGGAGCCGAACTTCTCGGCTTTGCGTGGCCGACGGTGTGGGCAGTCGTGCGCATCCTCGTCGTCTCCGTCGTGATCCTGCTGTGCGTCGCGTACCTGATTCTGTGGGAACGCAAGCTGATCGGCTGGATGCACGTGCGTCTCGGTCCGAACCGCGTCGGCCCCGGCGGCCTGCTGCAGCCGATCGCCGACGTGCTGAAGCTGCTGCTGAAGGAAGTCATTCAGCCGAGCGCCGCCAGCCGCTGGCTATACCTGATCGCGCCGGTCATGACCGTCGTGCCGGCGTTCGCCGTGTGGGCCGTGATCCCGTTCCAGGCCCAGGCCGTGCTCGCGAACATCAACGCGGGCCTGCTGTACGCGATGGCGATCTCGTCGATCGGCGTGTACGCGGTGATCCTCGCGGGCTGGGCGTCGAACTCGAAGTATGCGTTCCTCGGCGCAATGCGCGCCGCGGCGCAGATGGTGTCGTACGAAATCTCGATGGGCTTCGCGCTGGTGCTCGTGCTGATGACGGCCGGCAGCCTGAACATGTCGGAAATCGTCAATTCGCAGCAGCATGGCTTCTTCGCGGGCCACGGCGTGAACTTCCTGTCGTGGAACTGGCTGCCGCTCCTGCCGGCGTTCGTCGTCTACTTCATCTCGGGCATCGCCGAAACGAACCGTCACCCGTTCGACGTGGTGGAAGGGGAGTCGGAAATCGTTGCCGGTCACATGATCGATTACTCGGGCATGGCGTTCGCGCTGTTCTTCCTCGCCGAGTACATCAACATGATCGTGATCTCGGCGCTGGCCGCGACGCTGTTCCTCGGCGGCTGGGATGCACCGTTTGAATTCCTGTCGTTCATTCCGGGCATCTTCTGGCTGGTGCTGAAGGTCTTCGCACTGCTGTCGGTGTTCATCTGGGTTCGCGCGACGTTCCCGCGCTACCGTTACGACCAGATCATGCGTCTGGGCTGGAAGGTGTTCCTGCCCGTCACGGTGATCTGGGTGGTCGTGGTCGGCTTCTGGATGATGTCGCCGCTCAACATCTGGGTGAAGTAA